The candidate division KSB1 bacterium sequence GCCCTACGACGGGAAAAGCTTCGGGGACACCTGGCGGATTCGGCGCGGATCCGACAGCTGACGGAGGAATTTGCTCGCCTGGAGGAAGAGGCCGATCGCTGGATCGAGCATGACGAGTTCGAGCGGGCCATCGAGAAGGAGGGCGGAACCAGCCTCAACGCAACCACCGGTCCGGACGCGACCCGGTATTTCTACAGCCTGCCCGCCAATAAGCTCGAGCTCTGGATGTCTCTGGAATCGGAACGTTTCCGCGATCCCGTGTTGCGCGAGTTCTTCCGCGAGAAGAACGTGGTCCTGGAGGAGCTGCGGCTTGGCCAGAACAATCCCCTCCGGCGATTGATCGAGGACCTGCAAGCGGTCGCGTACGAGGTGCATCCCTACGGTCGGCCGGTCATTGGCTACAAGTCAGATTTGGAGCTCATGACCCGCCAGCAAGCCTACGATTTCTTCCGCCGGTACTACGGCGCCAACAACCTAACGATCGCCATTGTGGGCGACGTAAATCCCGCTGAGGTCAAGCGCCTTGCTCAGATCTACTTTGGACGGTTACCCAAGACCTCACCCCCGGATCCGGTCATCACGGAGGAGCCGGAACAGGAGGGCGAGCGCCGTTTCGAGTTGGAGGCGGCAGCGCAGCCCTTCGTGATCATGGCCTTCCACAGGCCCTCGGTGAACCACCCCGACGATGCCGTATTCGAAGTGCTGACCGACATCCTCGGGCTCGGACGCACCTCGAGGCTCTACACCCGCCTGGTCAAAAAGGAGAAGATCGCCGTCCAGGCCTCCGCCTTCTCGGGGCTCACGGGGGAAAAGTACCCTGGTCTTTTTGTGTGCTACGCAGTCCCCTCACGCGGTCATTCCAGTCACGAATGCGAGGCCTCCATCCTCGACGAGATCGAGAAGATCAAGCGAGAACCCGTGACGGCCGAGGAACTGCAGAAGGCCAAGGACCGGGCCCGCGCCAATCTGGTGCGCCAGCTTCAGTCCAACCTCGACTTAGCTATTCAGCTGGCCTACTACCAGGTCATCACCGGCGACTGGCGGAACCTGTTCAAGAAGCTGGACGAGATCCAGGCCGTTACGACGGAAGACGTGATGCGGGTGGCAAAGACCTACCTGACCAAGCGCAATCGCACGGTGGGTCACCTGGTGCCCACGTTTCAGCAGCCGGCTAACTAATAGCAAGCGTTCGTGAGGCCGGTGCAGGTCACCAGGGACAAGATCGGCGGACCCAAAGCGAGGGAGTGAAGCCCATGCGTTGGAAGACCGGATCCCTGAGGTGTCGTCGCCTCGGATTAGCGCTGGCCATTGCCATGATCTGGCTGAACCACACGGCACTGGCTCAGAAGCACTACCAGGAGATCAAGTTCCCGCCCCTGCGCAAGTTCGAGATCCCCAGACCGCAGCGCGTGGTACTGGACAATGGGATGATCGTATTCCTGATCGAGGACCACGAGCTCCCTCTGGTAGAAGCCTCTCTCTTAATCGGGGCTGGATCAGCCTACGATCCCGGTGACAAGGTGGGGCTGGCCGCCATCGCCACGGAGGTCATCCGCACAGGAGGCAGCACGTCCC is a genomic window containing:
- a CDS encoding insulinase family protein, which gives rise to MRRRSVVFLLAAAILMAPGLSTAQSLAEFEARLTEFTLDNGLKFLVFERHDAPVVSFVTHANVGSVDEQLGITGIAHVFEHMAFKGTSTIGTKNYREEKKVLEKIDRVFEALRREKLRGHLADSARIRQLTEEFARLEEEADRWIEHDEFERAIEKEGGTSLNATTGPDATRYFYSLPANKLELWMSLESERFRDPVLREFFREKNVVLEELRLGQNNPLRRLIEDLQAVAYEVHPYGRPVIGYKSDLELMTRQQAYDFFRRYYGANNLTIAIVGDVNPAEVKRLAQIYFGRLPKTSPPDPVITEEPEQEGERRFELEAAAQPFVIMAFHRPSVNHPDDAVFEVLTDILGLGRTSRLYTRLVKKEKIAVQASAFSGLTGEKYPGLFVCYAVPSRGHSSHECEASILDEIEKIKREPVTAEELQKAKDRARANLVRQLQSNLDLAIQLAYYQVITGDWRNLFKKLDEIQAVTTEDVMRVAKTYLTKRNRTVGHLVPTFQQPAN